A single window of Archangium gephyra DNA harbors:
- the greA gene encoding transcription elongation factor GreA: MSGSGNIPMTPSGLRKLKAELKHLQTVERGKISREIEVARAHGDLRENAEYHAAKEKQSHIEGRILDLNDWIARAEVIDPAKLGGDKVVFGATVDLLDVESDKTVTYRLVGELEADLKKRWIAVTSPVARALIGKKVGDVATVQSPGGTREYEVQEVRFEDPQEDASAEG; this comes from the coding sequence ATGAGTGGGAGCGGGAACATTCCGATGACCCCGTCGGGTCTGCGGAAGCTGAAGGCGGAGCTGAAGCACCTTCAGACCGTCGAGCGCGGGAAGATCTCCCGGGAGATCGAAGTGGCGCGCGCGCACGGGGACCTGCGGGAGAACGCCGAGTACCACGCGGCCAAGGAGAAGCAGTCCCACATCGAGGGGCGCATCCTGGACCTGAACGACTGGATCGCCCGGGCCGAGGTGATCGATCCGGCGAAGCTGGGCGGGGACAAGGTCGTGTTCGGTGCCACGGTGGATCTGCTGGACGTGGAGTCGGACAAGACGGTGACGTACCGGCTGGTGGGCGAGCTGGAGGCGGATCTGAAGAAGCGGTGGATCGCCGTGACGTCGCCGGTGGCGCGGGCGCTGATTGGCAAGAAGGTGGGAGACGTCGCCACGGTGCAGAGCCCGGGCGGCACCCGCGAGTACGAGGTGCAGGAGGTCCGTTTCGAGGACCCGCAGGAAGACGCGTCGGCGGAGGGCTGA